The DNA window GGCAGTATTTCTCTGCCTCCTGGCACTCCCTCTGGAAGCTGAGCACAGAACGCACGTTCAGGTTTCCAGCGACGTTGTGCGACAGCTCAAAGGGGTCCAATAGGTTCAGGGGCCCCAGTTTTGGACTGTGGTGAGGGCTCGTGGTGGGCTGTGTCTCATGCATGgcttttttctcttcattctgGCCCAGAAAATCAGTGATTGGGAGAGTACGCCCGTCCCTGACAGatatcacactactggcaaaGTCAAACTGTGAATAGAAGGAAAAGAAGCCTGCGAGCAGCGTGCCTGGAGGgagaaaacacaccaaaacGTTAGGTTTCAGGTGACTGACAACACGAGTGTTTCTTGTCACTCACAGAGGTCCTGTGTGTTCTTGCTGAGGGGGACTGAAACCGGCTGACTGGGGAAGGTGCAGTCCCAGCCCTCGATCACacactcctcttcttcacctgcaaaaacaaacgCCAGGTCCATCAACAAATATTGTCacaaatcatattaaaatgacagaaaaattatacagtggtacctctacttacgaatgtctctacttacaaaattttctacttacaaaatgcctcaacaggaaaatattacctctagatACGAAacaaatttcgagttacgaaaggaaaaaatacagtatgggctgatactcgcagctcccaaaggttcctgaacgcaacattcttatagctgctcttccattggctattacctagcatcctggcatcccattggctaaaagGGACCTCTtcttagccaatgaggaggtCTCTCATTGGCTAAGGACGctgcataggtgtctatgcagcgtcctcgtcattcggccctcgacccatgacgtgttctgatagttttacgtaaatatatcaACTTTTCGAGTATTCACTATGAATCCTAAGAAAGTGatagagaaaagaggaaaagaaaagacgaagtaaagagtttttttgtctgtacaaagtaagagatgatagaaaagcatgaaaaagggatgcgtttggttgatctcgccaaagaatatggccgtaatgtatCTACAagcgccacgttattaaaacaaaaggaagttaaaggagtttaaggcatcgcgtgggtggttggagaagttcaaaaggaggactggatttcactctgttgttcggcatcgtgagataggagcgtatgaaccaaagagggcaaaaaacaatgaggacagcagttaaaagctaaatgaccatcatttttattctttattctttgttttttatgttatgcacaactcatttattgtgtaataatctaatcgtaacatgtttgttacatgtttacatttgttacatgttttgatgtatttttatgcttaataaaacatttatgtctgaattttgggggggcttggaatagattagggcatttgcatggaaaaaacatctctacttatgtaattttctacttacgaaatttcttccagaaccaattaattttgtaagtagaggtaccactgtactggTGCGTTTTTTTGTAACAGACAAAGTAAATgactaatttaaaaaagtatttcaaagACTTTACACACTGAACTGttaaactgaactgaaattGAGACTTAAATTGAGATTCATTCCAGAAAATCTTTTCCAAAATGTCTTTGTTCCACAAACGTACCACACACGTGCACAGATTATGCTCTTTTCCAACGGTTTCCATTTATGCTTTGGTGATGTTTGAAATTGTTGAAATCTGAAATTACATCCGAGATTCCTAAACATTGATATTTACATTTGAAGGCATTTTTTTCACCAAATCATCCTGTGCGTgggattattctttttttttggctgataATTGATATCAGAGACtctgtgtgtatacatgtacatgtgctgtatatacatgtatgaatGAGTCAGTTCTTACTGTAAGTTCTTATGTGACGACGCCTTGTATTTAATCCTACATTTAGAGACGTTTGGTAAAAGCACGTCTTTAAATACCCAAACCTGACAGAAATGTAGtagagatttaaaataaaaagacaacacTGATCATTTGGATCATTTAGAACAGGAGCGATGGAGAACTTACAGGCCAACTCCTTGAACTGGGCGACTGTGAGGAGGACAGGTGGGTCACAGTTTTGCAGGAAGAAGATGATCAGCAGTGTCAGAGCATAGTTATTGAGCAGCGTACCAGCACCACTGGGATTACCTGCAAGTCACACAATACATGTtagacagaaaacattcaagTAGCCCTGTTTTTATAACGCTTTATGGCATAGGTCTGGTTCTCTGCCAAGTAATAAAGCCGAGTGTAAAATATTTCTCTATTTGTAACATCACTTAGCAATTTAAAATTGTTCTTGTGCCATTAAAGGGTATAATAATTActaaatgtcatcattttccTTCCatcagggttaaaaacagacacaatcaGTAAAGTTCTACTGACATCTGCTGACCGAAATACTAAACAACAACCTGTCCAAAGACATCCAGAACACAGTCAGAGGTGAAGAATTTCATTTTACCAGCCAGCTGCTTCTGCTTGGCCCAGTGGCGGATGGTGTACACCAGAGGCCTCAGCCTGTCCTCCACTCCCGAACACAGCTGGAGAAAGTGGGTGTTCCTTACTGCAAGCCTGGAGAGAGATTCAGGAGACAACATTTACTGTAATTCTATGCAAGATAAAACTATCTCACCACATTTTAACACTTGACAGTCAAGAAAACTGAAAACCATCCTGCTGACCTGTTGTTTATGGTGATATCCCCCTGCAGTTTCAGCTCGCTGTGATGGAACTTGACTACAGGAACGCGAGCATTGCTGACCACATGGACTTTGTGGACGCCGGGGACACAGCGTCTCAGGATGGTTGCCACAAGGTCCAGAATCTCTGCAGGAGAGGCAGCTGTCAAGTCGATATCAGACAGGATGGAGTCCTCAGACCGGCCGTCATCTGACGTGCCCTCCCCTACCTGAAGAAAGAGGGGAAATTTGAAGTTACCCTGCAGTTCATCTTGTCGAATTAAAAGACTGTATATGTTAAAACTATCTGACCGTCTCAGTGGCGGACTTTGCCTGTGCTTGGAAAACCTTGGTGTTTTCCAGGTCCAGGAAGAGGTCTAAGTCACAGGACTGGATGCTGAAAGTGTTGACAGATGAACCAAACGGCAGAATCTGGCTGTCTGCAACCCATGCAAATATATCCCAAATTAAAGATGATCTGTGACTATACTTATCCACAATTATCATCacgcaagaaaaaaaatttcaagatGGCTCAAAAGATCTTTCTCCGTGTCTAAAATGATCACCTGGGAAAAATTCCACAAAAACCTCTTGCAGGAGTTGAACCAACAAGCCTCGGGCTTCCGTCTCATGTTCCCCCAGCTGACACTGCTCCACTACGTACCTCATCTGTTCATCCACCTGAGGAGAAAGGGCACCGCTTTAACCTTTCAATGTTAAGCTCCAATTATATACTCATCTAtgtgtttgttctccaggaCATATTTCTATCAGTTAGTATGTGTCATTACCATTGATTAGTATATTATTtgccatttattttaatataaaaaacacaatgttaTGTTATTAGAAAATAACAATACTGAGATTATTTACAGAACGAATCCACTTTACCAGCCAACGGGCCTCTAAATCAATTTCTAATCCTTTCGGAACCCTTTTATTGGCATCAGGCTTTATATTTGTCAACAGGATGCTTACAGACATCAACTGACACAGCTGCGGTTTCAGATAGTCAAGAAATTGTTGGTAATCCGGGATGTTCTTCTTCTTAGGGATCAACTTGAAATCCTTCTTTTCTCTTGGTTTGACACTCAGCTTCAAGCCTTTCATCTGATGCTCAACACAGGACAACGCCGCCTTCACACTGTGGGTCTCATCAAACTGCACGATGGCGTACACTCCCTGTGAGTGAAAAGTGAAGCAATTCATTCTACAGTGGAGTTCAGCAGTCACTTCCATCACACTGACTACTGGTGCCAGCTGACCAACCTTGTTTTTATCCAAGATAACCTCAGAGACTTGCCCAAA is part of the Antennarius striatus isolate MH-2024 chromosome 21, ASM4005453v1, whole genome shotgun sequence genome and encodes:
- the tut1 gene encoding speckle targeted PIP5K1A-regulated poly(A) polymerase, translated to METDGDTIKNTPTGFRCTLCNVSLPNQPSLDQHVKGRKHQTLSSVRATRKIQEEHSVFVSGIKPDVSQTEISEYFQQFGQVSEVILDKNKGVYAIVQFDETHSVKAALSCVEHQMKGLKLSVKPREKKDFKLIPKKKNIPDYQQFLDYLKPQLCQLMSVDEQMRYVVEQCQLGEHETEARGLLVQLLQEVFVEFFPDSQILPFGSSVNTFSIQSCDLDLFLDLENTKVFQAQAKSATETVGEGTSDDGRSEDSILSDIDLTAASPAEILDLVATILRRCVPGVHKVHVVSNARVPVVKFHHSELKLQGDITINNRLAVRNTHFLQLCSGVEDRLRPLVYTIRHWAKQKQLAGNPSGAGTLLNNYALTLLIIFFLQNCDPPVLLTVAQFKELACEEEECVIEGWDCTFPSQPVSVPLSKNTQDLCTLLAGFFSFYSQFDFASSVISVRDGRTLPITDFLGQNEEKKAMHETQPTTSPHHSPKLGPLNLLDPFELSHNVAGNLNVRSVLSFQRECQEAEKYCRSLQYKRKSAKGRSWGLVCLFTPSGETPCAKTEQLTISIPFKVESLPPSLQDQLRATGDGFRLLWFQKVCCAVEGVLQRVLRCHLTPSTDGVFSENSAMDAVKNVVFNVSVNDSCEMPEPQNDASPQRAALVGSKRSLSPSGDESTSPQGKKPRRAKRGKPKVPQWNCVQKHMVWAGRRKVRRELIKDTDSRPEGSCVELESQVTAHIVEKEMEIKEPLEFRVEPQMVGGTESSRAELKLVPTNDKTGVFHDFFHFLQTFLPKMVETMLAEERGEA